CAGCGGTCGCCACAAAGTGAGTGAACACGCTGATTGGATGCATGTCACCGTACCCAACGGTCGCCAAGGTTTCCACGCTGAAGAAAAATGCGCCTAAAATATTGTCGGGAAACAGGTTGGCAATGCCCTCAGGCTCAATCATGTACAGCAATGCAAACAACACATTCAACATCACAAACGCCAAAGCCACTCCGCTGAAAAACCCCAGCCATGTCATCGACAAACAGCTGTGATAAAGGTCATGCCAAATGTGGGTTGGGTTGCCATGAACAATGATGTGTCGTCCGCCAAAGGTGGCTTTTTTGGTGGTTTTTACTTTTGATTGGGCATTAAAGGGCATTGTGGGATACAAGAAAAATGATTGAGAAAGACAAAAAAGCCAATATTCAGATGTCATGTCAACCAAATATTTTGCACAAGGTCGCCTTCAAATACAAGGTGTTCTTAAAAATTAATGCACCCGTTGGCTGAACACATTTCCAGGTCGTTTCTCCACTCGACCATCCAACTCCAGCATCATCAACTCAGCGGACAACACGGCAATCGGTAAAGTCGTGCGTGCAGCAAGCGTGTCCAAATCACAAGGATCAAAACCCAATGCAGTCAAAATGCGCTGCTGCACATCGCTCGTTCCAGCAGCATCGGACACCTCAACAGAAGCAGACTCAACAGAGGTACATGAGGTGGCTGAGGATGACTCAGCCGAACATAGAGAGTGCGCACTCACACTCAACAAAGGTTTTATTTCTTCTAAAATATCTTTCGCCGACTCAACCAGCTTCGCCCCTTGTCGAATGAGCGAATGGCAGCCACGAGCCAACGGTGAGTGGATGGAGCCGGGAATTGCAAACACCTCACGATTTTGTTCAGCAGCCTGTCGCGCGGTGATCAAAGAACCCGACTTAAGAGCGGCCTCAACCACCAAAACACCTTGTGCCAAACCCGAAATGATTCGATTTCGACGCGGAAAATTGGCGGTCATGGCCGGCGTACCCAAATGAAATTCACTGACAATCACACCCTCTTGAGCGATCTGATGCGCCAACTCACGGTTACGCGCAGGATACACAATGTCACATCCCGTGCCAATGACGGCAATGGTCGAACCACAGACCTGATTTTTCGCCAAAGCCGCCAAAGCGCCTCGGTGCGCCGCCGCATCAATGCCCAAAGCCAGCCCTGAAACGATGTTCATACCACCCGCAGCCAACTCGTGTGCAAACTGTTCCGCATTGCTGATGCCTTGCGCCGTGGCATTGCGGCTGCCAACAATCGCCAAATTTGCCGCCCCATTGAGCAGGTCAATGCGTCCTTTCGCATACAACAAGGGAGGAGGGTCGGCCGTGCTCAATAAAAACTGAGGGTAATAAGGTGAATCAAGCGTCAACACATGGTTCTCTGGCGAATTCAACCATGCCAAAGCCAGATCCATTTGCTTTTGAAAAGCGTCGCCCGGCGGTGCGCGCAAATCGGTGGCGATGCGATCCGAAGTGATGCTTGCCAAAGTGCCATGGCTTTGTTTGAGAATGTTGTAAGGCAAACCAAAAGCACGCAATAACTTCTGTGCTGTCATGCTGCCCAAGCCATCCACCAATAAAAGTCGCAACCAATCGGCCAAATCATCTTCCGCTATTTTCATCATGGCTGCACCGCCTTCACAACCCCCTTCAGCGTTTCCTCCGCCGACCAAAAACGCAAAGCAGTACCCACCTCAACCTCATGCACCGCACGATCAACATACACCACACTCGAATGCTCAAGCACCTGTAACACACGTACGCGACCAAATGCTTTCGCACTGGCGGGTTGATTGGACACCTCATCCACCAATTGCCAGACCTGACCAACAGCCAGACCGTGGTCTTGACCTTGATCGATCAAGGCGATGGCATTGCGTTCACCTACATACGCATTGTTCAGAAGCACCTTAATTTTCGCAGCCTTTGTTGGATCTAAAGGCACAGAAGAGGGTGAGGCTGGAACCGAGCCAACCACCATACAGTCCAAAGGCAACAACCGATCGCTCAAGTTCACCTCATCGCGCGTGGTGCGAATCACCAAAGGCACAGTGGAAACACCGTTCAACACGGTGGTTTGAGCACCGCTCACCCGAGCCGCACCGATCACTTCAATGCGTCGACCGACCGCGCCCCTATAGGGATTAGGCTTAATGACGTGCTCTCGCACAATATAAAAAGCAGCCTCAGGACCAATCAGCGATGTGGCCGAAGAGGGCTTCATTTGCGTCAAAATTCGCGAATCAACACCCCACAGCACATGCTGATCCGCAGCCAAAATGGGTAAAGTCGCAGAGAAAAAATCAATTTTCGAGTCACCCTGCTCATTCGACAAAAACCACCATGGCAACTCACCTGCATCATGCGGGCTTGGCAATGCGTTTAAGCCGTACGGCGCACACGCCCCTGGTGGAGACAGATATGCCGCTTGTGCCCATGCAGCTGCATGACTCAACAGAAAGGTGGCCGCGCTGATGCGCAGGGCTGTGGTAAAATATCGAATATAACGTGTGCTCATGTCTGCTGTCTGGCTGTGATTTGATATGGCATGATAGTCCAAATGCATAACCCGAGTAAAAAATTATGACGATTTTGTCAATTTTAAAATTCCCCGACCCACGCCTGCACACCATTGCAAAACCGGTGACCGCCGTTGATGAGCGCGTTCGCCAAATCGCCGCGAACATGAGCGAAACCATGTACGAAGCCAACGGCGTTGGCCTTGCAGCCACACAAGTGGACATACATGAACGCATTGTGGTGGTGGACACCAGCGAAACGCGTGATCAGCTGCAAATCTTCATCAACCCCGAAATCATCGCACAAAGCCTTGAGAAGAAAGAATGGGAAGAGGGCTGTCTGTCTGTACCTGAAGTTTACGACATTGTGACCCGCCCTGACCGCGTGCGTGTTCGCGCCTTGGATTTAAATGGCAATGTTTTTGAAATCGACTGCGACGAGCTGCTTGCAGTGTGTTTGCAACATGAAATCGATCACTTGAACGGTAAGGTGTTTGTGCAACATTTATCCAAACTGAAGCAAAACCGTTTAAAAGCGAAGATCAAAAAGCAGGAACGCGACAACTGATTAAACAATCGCCCTACGCATGCGTAGGGTTTTACTTTTTTGGAACCCCCATGAACATCGTTTTCGCAGGTACGCCTGTTTTCGCCGCTCAGGCGTTACAAGCCATTCTTGATGCAGGCTTCAATGTGCCATTGGTGCTGACCCAACCCGACCGCCCCAGTGGGCGAGGCATGAAGCTCACGCCCAGCCCCGTCAAACAAGTGGCTTTGGCACACCACATCACGGTCGCTCAGCCCACGTCGCTCAAACTGGATGGCAAATACCCACTCGAAGCTGAGGCTGCGCGTGAGGCGCTAAAAACGGCCAACGCCGACGTGATGGTGGTCGCGGCCTATGGTTTGATTTTACCCACTGACGTGCTTGAAACCCCAGCGCATGGTTGCATCAACATTCATGCCTCTTTGCTACCCCGTTGGCGTGGTGCGGCACCGATTCACCGTGCAATTGAGGCGGGTGATGCGGCGACAGGAATCACCTTGATGCAGATGGATGTGGGGCTGGACACTGGCGACATGCTGGCGATCGAGTCGTTGCCCATCACCCCACAACACACCACAGCGGTGTTGCACGATGAATTGGCGGCAATGGGTGCCCGCATGGTGGTTGATTATTTAAAAGCCTTGCAAAGCGGCACAGCACCGACAGGCACAGTTCAACCGAGCGAGGGCGTGAGTTATGCCAGTAAAATCGACAAAGCCGAATCGCACTTGAATTGGCATGACAGCGCCACCACATTAGAACGTAAGATCCGTGCATTTGACCCCGCCCCAGGTTGTGTGGCCAAAGTCGATGACAACACGTCATTCAAAATTTGGGCCGCGCAAGTCGTGCACAACAATGTGCACTCGCACGCAGCAGGCACCGTGTTGGGGGTTGATAAACACGGCATTGACATCGCCTGTGGTCAAGGCGTACTGCGCATCACCCAAGCACAAAAGGCGGGGGCAAAGCGTTTGCCCGTCGCACAGTTTATCGACGGCTTTGCATTGTCTGCGGGTGTACCGCTTTTGTGATAACCTTGTTGCTCTGTCGTCAACCAAAAACAGTGCAACACATTAATGTCACGCAACCATTTTTTCACTTAAGAGGAAACACACCATGTGGAACATGACCAAAACCTTCATGCTGATGGCGGCGATCACCGCCCTGTTTGTTGTGATTGGA
The window above is part of the Ephemeroptericola cinctiostellae genome. Proteins encoded here:
- the fmt gene encoding methionyl-tRNA formyltransferase yields the protein MNIVFAGTPVFAAQALQAILDAGFNVPLVLTQPDRPSGRGMKLTPSPVKQVALAHHITVAQPTSLKLDGKYPLEAEAAREALKTANADVMVVAAYGLILPTDVLETPAHGCINIHASLLPRWRGAAPIHRAIEAGDAATGITLMQMDVGLDTGDMLAIESLPITPQHTTAVLHDELAAMGARMVVDYLKALQSGTAPTGTVQPSEGVSYASKIDKAESHLNWHDSATTLERKIRAFDPAPGCVAKVDDNTSFKIWAAQVVHNNVHSHAAGTVLGVDKHGIDIACGQGVLRITQAQKAGAKRLPVAQFIDGFALSAGVPLL
- the def gene encoding peptide deformylase; this translates as MTILSILKFPDPRLHTIAKPVTAVDERVRQIAANMSETMYEANGVGLAATQVDIHERIVVVDTSETRDQLQIFINPEIIAQSLEKKEWEEGCLSVPEVYDIVTRPDRVRVRALDLNGNVFEIDCDELLAVCLQHEIDHLNGKVFVQHLSKLKQNRLKAKIKKQERDN
- the dprA gene encoding DNA-processing protein DprA; the protein is MMKIAEDDLADWLRLLLVDGLGSMTAQKLLRAFGLPYNILKQSHGTLASITSDRIATDLRAPPGDAFQKQMDLALAWLNSPENHVLTLDSPYYPQFLLSTADPPPLLYAKGRIDLLNGAANLAIVGSRNATAQGISNAEQFAHELAAGGMNIVSGLALGIDAAAHRGALAALAKNQVCGSTIAVIGTGCDIVYPARNRELAHQIAQEGVIVSEFHLGTPAMTANFPRRNRIISGLAQGVLVVEAALKSGSLITARQAAEQNREVFAIPGSIHSPLARGCHSLIRQGAKLVESAKDILEEIKPLLSVSAHSLCSAESSSATSCTSVESASVEVSDAAGTSDVQQRILTALGFDPCDLDTLAARTTLPIAVLSAELMMLELDGRVEKRPGNVFSQRVH